A region of Flavobacteriales bacterium DNA encodes the following proteins:
- a CDS encoding cysteine desulfurase: protein MERIYLDNAATTAMAPEVVDEMIPFMREHYGNPSSTHAFGRKVKDAIETCRRDVAKMLHCSPAEICFTSGGTEADNLAIYTAVRKLGVKDVITTKIEHHAVVHCVEHVDRIDLARVHYVKTDERGRVDLDHLEDLLHHHEGALVSLMHGNNEIGNLLDLKVVGEMCKAHEAYFHSDTVQTMAHYPFDLSELPVDFITGSAHKFHGPKGIGFLYHRKSLGVIPLIHGGGQERNRRAGTENVYGIIGLTKALQMAHDHMQEHEQHIRGLKELMKSELKQAIPEVEFNGMSGEEDSLYTVLNVNFPDSDIASMMLFRLDIEGIACSGGSACSSGSNLGSHVLAEIEKKNDGPSIRFSFSRYNTEADILSCVEKLAQLMTATV from the coding sequence ATGGAAAGAATCTATCTGGATAATGCGGCCACCACGGCCATGGCCCCTGAAGTGGTGGATGAGATGATCCCCTTCATGCGCGAGCACTATGGGAATCCCTCCTCTACCCATGCCTTCGGACGTAAGGTCAAGGATGCCATAGAGACCTGCCGGAGAGATGTGGCCAAGATGCTCCATTGCAGTCCGGCCGAGATATGCTTCACCTCAGGCGGGACCGAGGCCGATAATCTGGCCATCTATACCGCAGTAAGGAAATTGGGTGTCAAGGATGTCATTACCACCAAGATCGAGCATCATGCTGTGGTGCATTGCGTAGAACATGTGGATAGGATCGACCTGGCGCGTGTGCATTATGTGAAGACCGATGAGAGGGGACGAGTGGATCTGGATCATCTGGAAGACCTACTGCATCACCACGAAGGCGCTCTGGTATCCCTGATGCATGGTAACAATGAGATCGGGAATCTGCTCGACCTCAAGGTCGTTGGAGAAATGTGTAAGGCACATGAAGCTTATTTCCACAGCGATACGGTGCAGACCATGGCCCATTATCCCTTTGACCTGTCCGAGTTGCCTGTGGATTTCATTACCGGGTCGGCCCATAAATTCCACGGTCCTAAGGGGATCGGTTTCCTCTATCACAGAAAGAGTCTGGGAGTCATTCCTCTCATCCATGGGGGCGGACAAGAACGCAATCGCAGGGCTGGTACCGAGAATGTCTATGGCATCATCGGATTGACCAAGGCCCTGCAAATGGCCCATGATCACATGCAGGAGCATGAGCAGCACATCCGCGGCTTGAAAGAATTGATGAAATCCGAATTGAAGCAGGCCATCCCCGAAGTGGAGTTCAATGGCATGAGCGGTGAGGAAGACAGTCTGTATACCGTACTCAACGTCAACTTCCCCGATAGTGATATCGCTTCCATGATGCTATTCCGATTGGATATCGAGGGAATTGCATGCTCGGGAGGGAGTGCCTGTTCTTCAGGGAGTAATCTGGGTTCACATGTATTGGCAGAGATCGAGAAGAAGAACGATGGTCCCTCCATTCGATTCAGTTTCAGCCGATACAATACCGAAGCTGACATCCTGTCCTGTGTCGAGAAATTGGCACAATTGATGACCGCTACAGTCTGA